A single window of Streptomyces aquilus DNA harbors:
- a CDS encoding SCO6880 family protein produces MTTESHVSHPVTPRRTYLIGRARPNAIVGRNRETGEIALIIGGAFLGMMCGLLVPVLSLRIVLLMGFPLLALAAVYVPYKHRTFYKWFEINRSYKRTLKQGTVYRSGVMEAGTRVDGREIEIGPPPGIGRITWLAAPFGPDEIAVLLHADRRTVTAAIEIEGPGVGLRDSEDQEALVDRFGTLLKHVANGDGFVTRLQMLARTLPADPDAHAKDVAVRGDDKAPGWLQQSYDQLQSMVSTSSEQHRAYLVACMHYTRELSAEAHAMARAARPQSGRKLDRDAGLAVVMARELTDICSRLQEADIRVRQPLGQGRLASLIHSMYDPDHPIDHIQAMTKRNAWPAELDAMEPTFLQAKTRESSTRAPWCHATAWVKEWPMTPVGVNFLAPLLVHTPDVIRTVAVTMDLEPTEVAIERMLTEKTNDEAEASRAAKMNRTVDPRDIAAHNRLDQRGEDLASGAAGVNLVGYITVSSRSPEALARDKRTIRASAGKSYLKLEWCDREHHRAFVNTLPFATGIRR; encoded by the coding sequence TTGACGACCGAGTCCCACGTGTCCCATCCGGTCACGCCCCGCCGTACATATCTGATCGGCCGCGCCCGGCCGAACGCGATCGTCGGCAGGAACCGTGAGACCGGCGAGATCGCGCTCATCATCGGCGGCGCGTTCCTCGGCATGATGTGCGGGCTCCTCGTCCCGGTGCTGTCCCTGCGCATCGTGCTGCTGATGGGCTTCCCGCTGCTCGCACTGGCGGCGGTCTACGTCCCGTACAAGCACCGCACGTTCTACAAGTGGTTCGAGATCAACCGCAGTTACAAGCGCACCCTCAAGCAGGGCACCGTCTACCGCTCCGGCGTCATGGAGGCCGGCACCCGCGTCGACGGCCGCGAGATCGAGATCGGCCCGCCCCCCGGCATCGGCCGCATCACCTGGCTCGCCGCCCCCTTCGGCCCCGACGAGATCGCCGTACTCCTGCACGCGGACCGCCGCACGGTGACGGCCGCCATCGAGATCGAGGGCCCCGGCGTCGGCCTGCGCGACTCCGAGGACCAGGAGGCGCTGGTCGACCGCTTCGGCACGCTGCTCAAGCACGTGGCCAACGGCGACGGCTTCGTCACCCGCCTCCAGATGCTCGCCCGCACCCTCCCCGCCGACCCGGACGCCCACGCCAAGGACGTGGCCGTCCGCGGCGACGACAAGGCACCGGGATGGTTGCAGCAGTCGTACGACCAGCTCCAGTCGATGGTCTCCACCAGCAGCGAGCAGCACCGCGCGTACCTCGTCGCCTGTATGCACTACACCCGCGAACTCTCCGCCGAGGCCCACGCGATGGCCCGCGCGGCCCGCCCCCAGTCGGGCCGCAAGCTGGACCGCGACGCGGGTCTGGCGGTGGTCATGGCGCGCGAGCTGACCGACATCTGCTCCCGCCTCCAGGAAGCGGACATCCGCGTACGGCAGCCCCTCGGCCAGGGGCGTCTCGCCTCGCTCATCCACTCCATGTACGACCCGGACCACCCCATCGACCACATCCAGGCGATGACGAAACGGAACGCCTGGCCGGCCGAGCTGGACGCCATGGAGCCCACCTTCCTCCAGGCCAAGACCCGCGAGTCCTCCACCCGCGCGCCCTGGTGCCACGCCACCGCCTGGGTGAAAGAGTGGCCGATGACCCCGGTGGGCGTGAACTTCCTGGCGCCCCTCCTCGTCCACACCCCGGACGTCATCCGCACGGTCGCCGTGACGATGGACCTCGAACCCACCGAGGTCGCCATCGAGCGCATGCTGACGGAGAAGACGAACGACGAGGCGGAGGCGTCCCGCGCCGCGAAGATGAACCGGACCGTCGACCCCCGTGACATCGCCGCCCACAACCGCCTCGACCAGCGCGGCGAGGACCTGGCGAGCGGCGCGGCCGGCGTCAACCTGGTCGGCTACATCACCGTCTCCTCCCGCTCCCCCGAGGCGCTGGCCCGCGACAAGCGGACCATCCGGGCCTCGGCCGGAAAGTCGTACCTGAAGCTGGAGTGGTGCGACCGCGAGCACCACCGCGCCTTCGTGAACACCCTCCCGTTCGCCACCGGAATCCGAAGGTAG
- a CDS encoding TraM recognition domain-containing protein, with product MRPDDRRQEGQGGIPDGLLVGILAFLIGMTLMVWSATGLAGWFAHGHWPDGVTFTRTPLAMRQLIGQPHDMPGAWPKTPAAQLSGYGLFWGLFIGQLMVLVVLTVFVLGTVARWRALRRTRKAAPPVAPRSVAVEQPPMAPAFEEPVVERATHHEVPTPRAEPVPVPATTVPQPVEKVLVAPRETRQGTATQAVRDAEGPTLVVTSNPAIWSDTKDARAKLGPVHLYDPTHLCDTPARLHWSPTAGCEDKQTAKARAAALLTPVRPTARLDQAVSDTAETLLRSYLHAAAIDGRTIRHVHRWSQGTQIQDAVRILRTNPKAAPGAAGELEATLTAHPERRDIAQELTGRALSALFTVNIREACTPNRTDALALDSFVDEGGTLYVVGESIEDPRTNPGAMPLLTALVSSVVERGRHMAERSSSGRLDPPLTLVLDDVAAVAPLPQLPELLATGADRGLPTLALLRSREQARARWPHDELPV from the coding sequence GTGAGACCTGACGACCGCCGGCAGGAGGGCCAGGGCGGCATCCCGGACGGGCTGCTGGTCGGCATACTCGCCTTCCTCATCGGCATGACGCTGATGGTCTGGTCGGCCACCGGCCTGGCCGGCTGGTTCGCCCACGGCCACTGGCCCGACGGCGTCACCTTCACCCGCACTCCCCTGGCCATGCGCCAACTCATCGGCCAGCCCCACGACATGCCGGGCGCCTGGCCCAAGACCCCGGCGGCCCAGCTCTCCGGCTACGGCCTCTTCTGGGGCCTGTTCATCGGCCAGCTGATGGTCCTGGTCGTGCTCACCGTGTTCGTGCTGGGGACGGTGGCCCGGTGGCGGGCGCTACGACGGACGCGGAAGGCGGCTCCACCGGTGGCGCCGCGGTCCGTGGCAGTGGAGCAGCCGCCGATGGCTCCCGCCTTCGAGGAGCCCGTTGTCGAGAGGGCCACGCACCACGAGGTGCCCACACCGAGGGCGGAACCGGTGCCTGTCCCCGCGACGACGGTCCCCCAGCCAGTGGAGAAGGTGCTGGTCGCTCCGAGGGAGACCCGCCAGGGCACGGCGACCCAGGCGGTACGCGACGCGGAGGGCCCCACCCTGGTGGTCACGTCCAACCCCGCCATCTGGTCGGACACCAAGGACGCCCGCGCCAAACTGGGCCCGGTCCACCTCTACGACCCCACCCACCTCTGTGACACCCCGGCCCGGCTGCACTGGTCCCCCACGGCAGGCTGCGAGGACAAGCAGACGGCGAAGGCGAGAGCCGCGGCCCTCCTCACCCCGGTCCGCCCGACAGCCCGCCTCGACCAGGCGGTCAGCGACACCGCGGAAACGCTCCTGCGGAGCTATCTGCACGCCGCCGCCATAGACGGCCGCACCATCCGCCACGTCCACCGCTGGTCCCAGGGCACCCAGATCCAGGACGCGGTACGCATCCTCCGTACCAACCCGAAGGCGGCCCCCGGCGCGGCGGGCGAGCTGGAAGCCACCCTCACCGCTCACCCGGAACGCCGGGACATCGCCCAGGAGTTGACCGGCCGAGCCCTCTCCGCGCTCTTCACGGTCAACATCCGCGAGGCCTGCACTCCAAACCGAACTGATGCGCTCGCCTTGGATTCCTTCGTCGACGAAGGGGGCACGCTTTACGTAGTGGGGGAGTCCATCGAGGACCCCAGGACCAACCCGGGCGCGATGCCACTCCTGACGGCCCTCGTCTCCAGCGTGGTCGAGCGCGGCCGGCACATGGCCGAACGGTCATCCTCCGGTCGCCTCGACCCACCACTGACGCTCGTCCTGGACGACGTCGCCGCGGTGGCTCCGCTTCCCCAGCTCCCGGAGCTGCTGGCCACCGGAGCGGACCGGGGCCTGCCGACCCTGGCCCTGCTCCGGTCGAGGGAGCAGGCAAGGGCCCGCTGGCCGCACGACGAACTACCGGTCTGA
- a CDS encoding DUF2500 family protein, with protein MKRTLAALATVAVLTAPLLTACGSDSKPVTGTVTGKDSDYECKTKKKNGKKTRSCHTEYELTVRTKSGDEEEVDVSESSYDNCAEGTTYPKCTTR; from the coding sequence ATGAAGCGCACACTCGCGGCCCTTGCCACGGTCGCCGTCCTCACCGCACCGCTGCTGACCGCCTGCGGCAGCGACTCGAAGCCCGTCACCGGCACGGTCACCGGCAAGGACTCGGACTACGAGTGCAAGACGAAGAAGAAGAACGGCAAGAAGACCCGAAGCTGCCACACCGAGTACGAACTGACGGTCCGTACGAAGAGCGGCGACGAGGAGGAGGTCGACGTCAGCGAGAGCAGCTACGACAACTGCGCCGAGGGCACGACCTACCCGAAGTGCACGACGCGCTAG
- a CDS encoding ATP-binding protein produces MRDPLSVLTDAFTSFLFGKVETTRLPVRTSTGQAQAVYLPTAAPGLGDSGVIIGREVYSGKGYIYDPFQLYGQQLPAPHWLVLGESGNGKSALEKTYVLRQLRFRDRQVVVLDAQGEDGVGEWNLIAQELGITPIRLDPMAALDMGIRLNPLDPAITTTGQLALLRTIIEVAMGHGLDERSGFALKVAHAYVNETIVERQPVLTDIVEQLRHPEPESAEAMNVDIDDVRAWGLDVALVLDRLVDGDLRGMFDGPTTVGIDLDAPLIVFDLSHIDRNSIAMPILMAIVGVWLEHTWIRPDRKKRIFLVEEAWHIINSPFVAQLFQRLLKFGRRLGLSFVAVVHHLSDVVDGAAAKEAAAILKMASTRTIYAQKADEARSTGRVLGLPRWAVEIIPSLTPGIAVWDVNGNVQVVKHLITETERPLVFTDRAMTESSADRDLTDDALRAAELEAEERAAAFVEAHMEQQHLGGSESTVA; encoded by the coding sequence ATGCGGGACCCGCTCTCCGTCCTCACCGACGCCTTCACGTCCTTCCTCTTCGGGAAGGTCGAGACGACCCGCCTGCCCGTCCGCACCTCCACGGGCCAGGCCCAGGCGGTCTACCTGCCCACGGCGGCACCGGGGCTGGGCGACTCGGGCGTCATCATCGGCCGCGAGGTCTACTCCGGCAAGGGCTACATCTACGACCCCTTCCAGCTGTACGGCCAGCAACTCCCGGCCCCGCACTGGCTGGTCCTCGGCGAGTCCGGCAACGGCAAGTCGGCGCTGGAGAAGACGTACGTCCTACGGCAGTTGCGCTTCCGGGACCGGCAGGTCGTCGTCCTGGACGCCCAGGGCGAGGACGGCGTCGGTGAATGGAACCTCATCGCGCAGGAGTTGGGGATAACCCCCATCCGCCTGGACCCGATGGCCGCCCTGGACATGGGGATCCGCCTCAACCCGCTCGACCCCGCGATCACGACGACGGGCCAGCTCGCGCTGCTCCGGACCATCATCGAGGTCGCGATGGGCCACGGCCTGGACGAGCGCTCGGGCTTCGCCCTGAAGGTCGCGCACGCCTACGTCAACGAGACGATCGTCGAACGCCAGCCGGTCCTCACGGACATCGTCGAGCAGCTACGGCATCCCGAGCCGGAGTCGGCCGAGGCGATGAACGTCGACATAGACGATGTACGGGCGTGGGGCCTGGACGTCGCCCTGGTCCTGGACCGTCTGGTCGACGGTGACCTGCGGGGCATGTTCGACGGCCCGACGACGGTCGGCATCGACCTGGACGCCCCGCTGATCGTCTTCGACCTGTCCCACATCGACCGCAACTCCATCGCCATGCCCATCCTCATGGCGATCGTCGGCGTGTGGCTGGAGCACACCTGGATCCGCCCCGACCGGAAGAAGCGCATCTTCCTGGTCGAGGAGGCCTGGCACATCATCAACAGCCCCTTCGTGGCCCAGCTCTTCCAGCGCCTGCTGAAGTTCGGCCGACGGCTGGGTCTGTCGTTCGTGGCGGTGGTCCACCACCTCTCCGACGTCGTCGACGGGGCGGCGGCGAAGGAGGCCGCGGCGATCCTGAAGATGGCGTCGACCAGGACGATCTACGCCCAGAAGGCGGACGAGGCGAGGTCCACGGGACGGGTCCTGGGCCTGCCCCGCTGGGCGGTGGAGATCATCCCCTCGCTCACCCCCGGCATCGCGGTGTGGGACGTCAACGGCAATGTCCAGGTGGTCAAACACCTGATCACCGAGACGGAACGCCCGCTCGTCTTCACGGACCGCGCGATGACCGAGTCCTCCGCCGACCGCGACCTGACGGACGACGCCCTGCGCGCGGCCGAGCTGGAGGCGGAGGAGCGAGCGGCGGCCTTCGTGGAAGCCCACATGGAGCAGCAGCACCTGGGCGGCTCCGAGTCGACGGTGGCGTAG
- a CDS encoding GNAT family N-acetyltransferase codes for MSSTDVEIRSIRADEWPAVKELRLVSLQDPAAPVAFLETYEEAVGRPDSFWQERAAGGSDPEGGVLQFVAEASDGTWVGSVVMLIEDAGTTDWAGFPVERRQGHVVGVFVRPEWRGGGVTRALFDAALEWAWGRGVEAVRLIVHEDNPRAQAFYRKAGFVPSGKVVPLAGHEGENELEFVLEKTG; via the coding sequence ATGAGCAGCACTGATGTCGAGATCCGTTCCATACGCGCCGACGAGTGGCCCGCCGTGAAGGAGTTGCGGCTGGTCTCGTTGCAGGACCCCGCCGCACCCGTCGCCTTCCTGGAGACGTATGAGGAGGCTGTCGGCCGCCCTGACTCCTTCTGGCAGGAGCGGGCAGCGGGGGGATCGGATCCCGAGGGTGGGGTTCTTCAGTTCGTCGCCGAGGCCTCTGACGGGACCTGGGTCGGGTCCGTCGTCATGTTGATCGAGGATGCCGGTACGACGGACTGGGCCGGCTTCCCTGTGGAGCGGCGGCAGGGGCATGTCGTCGGCGTCTTCGTGCGGCCCGAGTGGCGTGGCGGCGGAGTGACCAGGGCGCTGTTCGACGCCGCTCTGGAATGGGCCTGGGGGCGTGGGGTGGAGGCCGTACGGCTCATCGTGCACGAGGACAATCCGCGGGCCCAGGCGTTCTACCGCAAGGCAGGGTTCGTGCCGAGCGGGAAGGTCGTGCCGTTGGCCGGGCACGAAGGGGAGAACGAGCTGGAGTTCGTGCTGGAGAAGACCGGCTGA